AGAACCCGCCCGCCGGCTACCGGCCGGCCGGCTGGTCGCCGCCGGTCGCCTCGGGCGGCGCGGCGGCGACCGGCGCCGTCGATCTCTCGAGCGGCGAGATGCTCCGGACGCCGCAGTTCTGGGGGCTCTGGCTGATGTTCACCGGCTCGGCCCTCGCCGGCCTCATGGTGATCGGCGTGATCCGCCTCTTCGGGATCGACGCGTTGCAGGCGAGCGGCGCCCGGACGGCGGCGACGGCGGGGATCACCGCCGGCACGGCGATGGCCTGGTACGCCATCCTGAACGGCCTCGGCCGCATCGTCTGGGGAACCGTCTCCGACCGCATCGGCCGCAAGATCGCCCTCTTCCTGATGTGCCTTTTCCAGGGCGTCATCATGCTGCTCTTCTTCCGGATGGGGCACACCGTCGCCGGGCTCGTCGCCGGGGCGTGCATCATCGGCTTCAACTTCGGCGGCAACTTCGCCCTCTTCCCGGCGGCGACCGCCGATTTCTTCGGCAACCGCAACCTCGGTACGAACTACGGCTGGGTCTTCCTCGCCTACGGCGTCGCCGGGATCGCGGGGCCGCAGATCGCCGGCTACTTCAAGGACGCCGCCGCGGGAGACGTGGGGGCATGGGTCCGGCCATTCGTGATCGCCGGCGTCTCCTGCCTCGTCGCCGCGGTCATCGCGCTGTTCCTCAAGGCGCCGAAGACGCACGGCAACGCGGCGAGCTGACACGGTCGCGGACGCGGGCGGCGCGCCGGATCGATGCGCGCACGATCAGCCCGGGCGCCGGCCGGACGCGGCGCGAGCGAACAATGACGATCCGCGGGGAGCATCGGCTCCCCGCGGATTTTTTTGGCGAACGCCCGTTTTTGTTTGCGGAATATGACAAATCTTTTATTATAATGAACAATATCTTGTGGGATAGTTAACCGTTCTATTTCAAGGGGTGAACGACCGATGCAGGCCGTCGTGCTCGCGACCGAATTCCAGGAATGGCTGGCGGGGGAGACCGAGAAGCTCCCGCGGTCGCTTCTCGATGTCGGCGGCAAGCCGGTGATCGACCATCTGCTCGCGTTCTTCAGCGCGGCCCCCGCGGTGGAGACGATCCATGTGCGGACGAACGCCCTCTACCATCCCTTCTTCAAGGAATGGCTGCGGGGATGCCGGTACATGGGGAAGGTCGAGCTGTCCAGCAACGGCGCCATGGCCCCCGAGGACGACCCCGGGATCGTCGCCGAGCTCGAGAGCATCTGCACGCGGAAGCGGTTCAAGAAGAGCATCCTGCTGTCGCTCGGCGGGAGCATCTTCAACTTCCCGATCGGCTCCTTCATCGATTGCTGCGCACGGCGCGAGGGCGACGTCGTCGCCGTGACGAGCGCCCATCCGCGCCACGTCTTCCGGGGCGGCGGACTGGTGACGATCACCTCGAACGACCGCGTGATCGATTTCCGCGAGGACCCGTCGATGACCGACGCCGAGCTGAGCGCTCTTCCCCTCTACCGGATGAGCGCCGAGTCGATCCCCTTCGTCAAGAAGTACCTCATGGCGGGCAACGACTGCGATTCGCTCGCCTCCTTCTTCGCCTGGTCCTACCGGCGCCGTCCCCTCTTCGCCTGCGTCAACGAATCGCCGCACTACCAGCTCGCCGACGGGGAATCCTACGCGCGCGTCCGCGCGTTGTTTGAAAAAGCGCCCCGATGATGCTATCCTCTTCCCGCCGCGCACCGGCGCGGGAAGGAGGCCCCATGCAGGAACTGATCCGCAGAATGCTCGCCGAGATCGGCGAGGATCCCGACCGCGAGGGGCTCGTGAGGACGCCCGAGCGTGTCGAGGAATCGCTCCGCTTCCTCACGAGCGGGTACCGCGAGGACGTCGACGAGGTCCTCGCCGGTTCGATCTTCGAGGAGGAGTACGACGAGATGGTCATCGCCAAGGACATCTCGATGTACAGCATGTGCGAGCATCACCTGCTCCCCTTCTTCGGCAAGTGCCACGTCGCCTACATCCCGCGGGGCAAGATCATCGGCCTGTCGAAGATCCCGCGGATCGTGCGGATCTTCTCGCGGCGCCTCCAGGTGCAGGAGCGGCTGACCAACCAGATCGCCCGGACGCTGATGGATCATCTCAACCCGATGGGTGTCGCCGTCACGATCGAGGCGGTCCATCTCTGCATGGCGATGCGGGGCGTGCGCAAGCGGGACGCCTTGATCATCACGAGCGCCATGCTCGGCGCCTTCCGCAGCGACTCCAAGACGCGCATGGAGTTCCTCAATCTCATCAAGGGTCCAGATCGGCACACATGGTGAGTCCGCCGCCGCCCGCGGCTCCTCCTTGGCAGTTGTTCGAGGCGGACCGTACTTGCCTGTCCGTACGCCACCCCGAGGAGAGAGCGTGAATCAGGACAACATCCCCGATAACCTGCCATCCGATCCCGGGATCCGGCGCCTCGTCGAGAGCGGGCGCATCTTCCGCGCGATCTTCGACCAGGCCGCGCTCGGCATCGTCTACACGACGGCGGAGGGGAGATACATCCGCGTCAACCGCAGCTTCTGCGAGATCACCGGCTACACGGCCGACGAGCTTCTCGGCATGGATTTCCGGCAGACGACGCATCCAGACGACCTCGGCGCGGATCTCGACCGTCTCGGGCGGATGAGGCGCGGCGAGATCGATTCCTACAGCGTCGAGAAGCGCTATCTCCGCAAGGACGGCGAGACGATCTGGGTGCGTCTCTCCGCCTCGCCGATCCGGGACGAGAACGGGGCGGTCCTCTTCGCCGTCGGCGTGGTCGAGGAGGTGACCGAGCGCCGCCGGGTCGAGGCCGATCTCCGGGCCGCCCGCGATCTTCTCGGCGACATCATCGAGTTCCTTCCCGATGCCGCCTTCGTCATCGATCGCGACCGGCGGGTGATCGCCTGGAACCGCGCCATCGAGGAGATGACGGGCGTTCCGAAAGACGAGATGCTCGGCAAGGGCGACTACGCCTACGCCGTCCCCTTCTACGGGAAACGCCGCCCGGTCGTCATCGACCTGATCGCCGAGAGCGACCAGGAAGACGAGGCCCTGTACGACTACGTCGACCGCCGAGGCGACAGGATCTACGCCGAGACCTACGTCCAGTCCCTCTTCGGTGGGCGCGGCGCCCACATCTGGGTGAACGCCTCGCCGCTTCTCGACGCCGACGGCGAGGTCGTCGGCGCGATAGAGACGGTGCGCGACATCACCGCGCGCGTCGAGACGGAACGGCGGCTGCGCGAGAGCGAGGAGCGGTTCCGCACCCTGATCGAGACGATGCAGGAGGGGTTCCACGTCATCAACACGAAGGACGTCGTCACCTACGCGAACGCGAGCCTCGCGACGATGCTCGGCCGCTCGCGCGGCGAACTGATCGGGCGGAAAGTCCTCGAGTTCGTCGACGAACGGGACCGGGCGCTCGTCGAGGCGAAGCTCGACCGGCGTCGCAGCGACATCGCGGAACGCTACGAGGTGCGCCTGCGCCGCAAGGACGGCGGCGTGATCTGGGCGCTCGTCTCGCCGGCGCGGCTCTTCGACGGGGACGGGGGGTACGCGGGGAGCTTCGGCATCGTCACCGACATCACCGGACTGCGCCGGCGCGACGAGGCGCTCGTCGAGAGCGAGCGCCGGCTCTCCACCCTGATCGGCAACCTCCCGGGGATCGCCTACCGGTGCCTCAACGCCCCCGACTGGCCGATGGAGTACATCGGCGGCGCCCTCGTCGAGCTCACCGGCTACGACACGGCGGAGCTCGTCGACGAGGGCGGGATCGGGTACGGGGATCTCATCCATCCTGACGACCGGCCGATGGTCTGGGAGACGGTGCAGGAGAGCGTCGCCGCGGACCGCCCCTTCCAGATGGAGTACCGCATCGAAACGAAGAGCGGCGAAACGAAATGGGTCTGGGAGCAGGGGCGGGCGATCCG
This DNA window, taken from Candidatus Krumholzibacteriota bacterium, encodes the following:
- a CDS encoding MFS transporter, with the translated sequence NPPAGYRPAGWSPPVASGGAAATGAVDLSSGEMLRTPQFWGLWLMFTGSALAGLMVIGVIRLFGIDALQASGARTAATAGITAGTAMAWYAILNGLGRIVWGTVSDRIGRKIALFLMCLFQGVIMLLFFRMGHTVAGLVAGACIIGFNFGGNFALFPAATADFFGNRNLGTNYGWVFLAYGVAGIAGPQIAGYFKDAAAGDVGAWVRPFVIAGVSCLVAAVIALFLKAPKTHGNAAS
- the folE gene encoding GTP cyclohydrolase I FolE — its product is MMLSSSRRAPAREGGPMQELIRRMLAEIGEDPDREGLVRTPERVEESLRFLTSGYREDVDEVLAGSIFEEEYDEMVIAKDISMYSMCEHHLLPFFGKCHVAYIPRGKIIGLSKIPRIVRIFSRRLQVQERLTNQIARTLMDHLNPMGVAVTIEAVHLCMAMRGVRKRDALIITSAMLGAFRSDSKTRMEFLNLIKGPDRHTW
- a CDS encoding PAS domain S-box protein — translated: MNQDNIPDNLPSDPGIRRLVESGRIFRAIFDQAALGIVYTTAEGRYIRVNRSFCEITGYTADELLGMDFRQTTHPDDLGADLDRLGRMRRGEIDSYSVEKRYLRKDGETIWVRLSASPIRDENGAVLFAVGVVEEVTERRRVEADLRAARDLLGDIIEFLPDAAFVIDRDRRVIAWNRAIEEMTGVPKDEMLGKGDYAYAVPFYGKRRPVVIDLIAESDQEDEALYDYVDRRGDRIYAETYVQSLFGGRGAHIWVNASPLLDADGEVVGAIETVRDITARVETERRLRESEERFRTLIETMQEGFHVINTKDVVTYANASLATMLGRSRGELIGRKVLEFVDERDRALVEAKLDRRRSDIAERYEVRLRRKDGGVIWALVSPARLFDGDGGYAGSFGIVTDITGLRRRDEALVESERRLSTLIGNLPGIAYRCLNAPDWPMEYIGGALVELTGYDTAELVDEGGIGYGDLIHPDDRPMVWETVQESVAADRPFQMEYRIETKSGETKWVWEQGRAIRGAGGETIALEGFITDITDRISLEAQLRHSVKMEAIGRLAGGVAHDFNNLLTAILGYGDMVAEQLGPGDPNREDIDEIRRAAERAAALTSQLLAFSRRQIIQPAVIDVNGVVVDLDRMLRRMIGENVRLETDLAPSLAHVRADRGQIEQVVMNLVVNARDAIAAGGRIALRTGNVDLGEEYARAHAGVAPGRYVLLAVEDDGVGMDADTISRIFEPFFTTKPEWGTGLGLSTVYGIVTQGGGSIDVESSPGKGAEFRVYLPAVDEPVDEPAAPRALPPETGTEAVLVIEDEDAVRALVARILAGHGYRVTVAADPAEALAACEAARFDLAVSDLVLPGMGGRELADALRLRGGPARVLFMSGYTEDAVVSREVHDADIPFIRKPFTVEALLRKVRETIDGA